A genome region from Panthera leo isolate Ple1 chromosome A2, P.leo_Ple1_pat1.1, whole genome shotgun sequence includes the following:
- the DNAJB8 gene encoding dnaJ homolog subfamily B member 8, giving the protein MANYYEVLGVQASASPEDIKKAYRKLALRWHPDKNPDNKEEAEKKFKQVSEAYEVLSDSKKRSVYDRAGCNSWRAGGGASTPYSSPFDTGYTFRNPEDIFREFFGGLDPFSFDFWDTPFNSNRAGQGHGLRGAFSAGFGEFPAFMEAFSSFDALSRGGGASHTTFSSTSFGGSGSSGFKSVMSSTELVNGHKVTTKRIVENGQERVEVEEDGRLRSVTINGKEQLKQVDK; this is encoded by the coding sequence ATGGCCAACTATTACGAAGTGCTGGGGGTGCAGGCGAGCGCCTCCCCAGAGGACATCAAGAAGGCCTACCGCAAGCTGGCCTTGCGCTGGCACCCGGACAAGAACCCCGACAACAAGGAGGAGGCTGAGAAGAAGTTCAAGCAGGTGTCCGAGGCCTACGAGGTGCTGTCCGACTCCAAGAAGCGCTCCGTGTACGACCGAGCAGGCTGCAACAGCTGGCGGGCCGGTGGCGGGGCCAGCACCCCCTACAGCAGCCCCTTCGACACCGGCTACACCTTCCGTAACCCCGAGGACATCTTCCGCGAGTTTTTCGGTGGCCTGGACCCCTTCTCGTTCGACTTCTGGGACACCCCTTTCAACAGCAACCGCGCTGGCCAGGGCCACGGCCTGAGGGGGGCCTTCTCGGCCGGCTTTGGCGAGTTCCCGGCCTTCATGGAAGCCTTCTCGTCCTTCGACGCCCTGAGCCGGGGTGGCGGTGCCAGCCACACCACCTTCTCGTCCACCTCCTTCGGGGGCTCCGGCAGCTCGGGGTTCAAGTCGGTGATGTCGTCCACCGAGCTGGTCAACGGACACAAGGTCACCACCAAGCGCATCGTGGAAAACGGGCAGGAGCgcgtggaggtggaggaggacgGGCGGCTCAGGTCAGTGACCATCAATGGCAAGGAGCAGCTCAAGCAGGTGGACAAGTGA